The region TCCCGCCGGTACTTCTGATAAGGACATCGAAGCAGCGGCGCTTGCTGACTCCAAGGTCCGGGAGTTCATTGCCGGCAAATCTCCCCAAAAGGTAATTGTGGTGCAAGGCAAGCTGGTGAATGTGGTGGTGTGAAGTGCCATGAGGGACGAGGGGGGATGATGAGGGACGGGAGACGAGAGACGAGGGACGAGAGACGAGGGATGACGGACGAGGGACGAGAGACGAGGGAAGACGGATGTAGGAAGAAAGCGTCCGTCGTCCTAGCGAGCGCTGCGAGCGGTCGTCCATCGTCCATCGGGTTAAATGGCGATCGTCCATCGTCAATCGTGTTGGTCCTGGTCGCCTTGTCGATGCTGCTCTCCTCCTGCGGATACCGGTTCGCTTCAATGGGAGGGATCGTGCCCGAAGATGCCAGGACCATCGCCGTTCCGGCGTTCATCAACAACACCGCGGAGCCCTATGTGGATGTCGAGGTGACCAAGGCTGTGGTGGATGAGTTCCTTGCCGATGGCCGGCTGAAGGTAGTGGACGCGGATACAGCCGATCTGGTGCTCAAGGGGAAGGTGACGAAATTCGAGATTACCCCGTCCGCCTATTCGACTGATAATTATATTCAGTCCTATACGGTCAGTATTGGAGTGAATGTAACGGTAGAGGAAGTAAAGACCCATAAGAGTATCTGGCAGGAAACGGGTGTTGGTTCGGTCTTCAACGCGGGCTATGGCGTATCGATCGGCGACATCACCGCCACGAAGATCGCAAAAGAAGCGGCCCTTAAGAATGCAAGCCGGGACGTGGCGTCGACGATTCGGAGCCGGTTGCTGGATGGGTTTTGACGAAACGTTCAAGGTTCAAAGTTCAAACAAACTCAAAATATCAAAAAAACCATTTGGCATTCGCTCATTTGAAATTGGTTTG is a window of Nitrospirota bacterium DNA encoding:
- the lptE gene encoding LPS assembly lipoprotein LptE, producing MMRDGRRETRDERRGMTDEGRETREDGCRKKASVVLASAASGRPSSIGLNGDRPSSIVLVLVALSMLLSSCGYRFASMGGIVPEDARTIAVPAFINNTAEPYVDVEVTKAVVDEFLADGRLKVVDADTADLVLKGKVTKFEITPSAYSTDNYIQSYTVSIGVNVTVEEVKTHKSIWQETGVGSVFNAGYGVSIGDITATKIAKEAALKNASRDVASTIRSRLLDGF